One part of the Falsibacillus pallidus genome encodes these proteins:
- a CDS encoding F0F1 ATP synthase subunit gamma codes for MASLRDIKNRITSTKKTSQITKAMEMVSAAKLNRAEMNAKSFVPYMEKIQEVVASVALGSRGVTHDMLVSRPVKKTGYLVITSDRGLAGAYNSSILRMVNNTIRERHNSKDEYAIIAIGRMGRDFFKKRDMNVVLDIVGLPDQPAFSDIQEIARKAVNLYADGTFDELNMYYNHYVSAIQQDVTAKKVLPLSEITSSTPFTSYEFEPSPEEILDVLLPQYAESLIYGALLDGKASEHGARMTAMKNATDNAKDLIHNLTLSFNRARQAAITQEITEIVGGAAALE; via the coding sequence ATGGCATCATTACGCGACATTAAAAATCGTATAACTTCTACGAAGAAAACGAGTCAAATCACAAAAGCAATGGAAATGGTTTCTGCTGCCAAGCTGAACCGTGCAGAAATGAATGCAAAGTCATTCGTTCCTTACATGGAGAAGATCCAGGAAGTAGTAGCATCCGTTGCACTCGGCAGTAGAGGTGTGACGCATGATATGCTAGTCTCCCGCCCCGTGAAAAAAACCGGCTATTTGGTCATCACATCTGACCGAGGTTTAGCGGGGGCTTACAACAGCAGCATTTTGCGCATGGTGAACAACACTATCCGCGAACGTCACAACTCAAAAGATGAATATGCAATCATTGCAATTGGCCGCATGGGCCGCGACTTCTTCAAGAAGCGCGACATGAACGTGGTTTTGGATATCGTAGGGCTGCCTGATCAGCCAGCATTCTCCGATATTCAAGAAATTGCAAGAAAAGCAGTCAACCTTTATGCTGACGGTACATTTGACGAATTAAATATGTACTACAATCACTACGTCAGTGCCATCCAACAGGATGTTACGGCGAAAAAGGTTCTGCCTTTGTCAGAAATCACTTCAAGCACGCCTTTCACATCTTATGAATTTGAACCGTCTCCAGAAGAAATTTTGGATGTCTTGCTTCCACAATACGCAGAAAGCTTGATCTACGGTGCATTATTGGATGGAAAAGCCAGCGAGCATGGTGCTCGTATGACCGCTATGAAAAATGCAACTGACAATGCGAAAGACCTTATTCACAACCTTACACTTTCATTCAACCGTGCGCGCCAAGCAGCGATTACCCAAGAAATCACGGAAATCGTCGGCGGAGCAGCGGCTCTGGAGTAG
- the atpD gene encoding F0F1 ATP synthase subunit beta — translation MNKGRVLQVMGPVVDVKFESGHLPAIYNALKIESIATATDVAIDLTLEVAIHLGDDTVRTIAMSSTDGLRRGLEVIDTGASISVPVGDVTLGRVFNVLGEAIDLKEDVPAEFRRDSIHRQAPKYEQLSTEVEILETGIKVVDLLAPYIKGGKIGLFGGAGVGKTVLIQELINNIAQEHGGISVFAGVGERTREGNDLYHEMSDSGVIGKTAMVFGQMNEPPGARMRVALTGLTMAEYFRDEQGQDVLFFIDNIFRFTQAGSEVSALLGRMPSAVGYQPTLATEMGLLQERITSTNVGSVTSIQAVYVPADDYTDPAPATTFAHLDATTNLERKLTEMGIYPAVDPLASTSRALSPEIVGEEHYGIARQVQQTLQRYKELQDIIAILGMDELSDEDKLIVQRARRVQFFLSQNFHVAEQFTGQKGSYVTVKETVSGFKEILEGKYDHLPEDAFRLVGPIEDVIEAAKKMGVEV, via the coding sequence ATGAACAAAGGACGCGTTCTACAAGTTATGGGTCCAGTTGTTGACGTCAAGTTTGAAAGCGGCCATCTTCCTGCAATCTACAATGCGTTAAAAATCGAAAGCATAGCAACAGCTACGGATGTTGCGATCGATTTAACGCTGGAAGTTGCCATTCACCTTGGCGATGACACAGTACGTACAATTGCCATGTCATCTACTGATGGTTTAAGACGTGGATTAGAAGTAATCGATACAGGGGCTTCAATTTCTGTACCTGTAGGGGATGTAACACTTGGACGTGTATTCAACGTTCTAGGTGAAGCAATCGACCTTAAAGAAGATGTTCCTGCAGAATTCCGCCGTGATTCCATTCACAGGCAGGCTCCTAAGTATGAGCAGCTTTCTACAGAAGTCGAAATCCTTGAAACAGGAATCAAAGTTGTTGACTTGCTTGCACCATATATCAAAGGTGGTAAGATCGGTCTCTTCGGTGGTGCCGGTGTAGGTAAAACGGTATTGATCCAGGAGCTTATCAACAACATCGCTCAAGAGCACGGCGGTATCTCAGTATTCGCTGGTGTAGGTGAGCGTACTCGTGAAGGTAATGACCTTTATCATGAAATGAGCGATTCAGGCGTTATCGGAAAAACAGCAATGGTATTCGGACAAATGAACGAGCCTCCTGGTGCACGTATGCGTGTTGCCTTGACTGGTTTGACAATGGCTGAATATTTCCGTGATGAGCAAGGACAAGACGTATTGTTCTTTATCGATAACATCTTCCGTTTCACACAAGCAGGTTCAGAGGTATCTGCCCTACTAGGCCGTATGCCATCTGCAGTTGGTTACCAGCCGACACTTGCTACTGAAATGGGTCTATTGCAAGAGCGTATCACGTCTACAAACGTTGGATCTGTTACATCTATCCAAGCTGTATACGTTCCTGCCGATGACTACACGGATCCGGCTCCAGCAACAACATTCGCTCACTTGGATGCAACAACAAACCTTGAGCGTAAATTGACTGAGATGGGTATCTACCCTGCCGTTGACCCATTGGCATCAACTTCCCGTGCACTTTCTCCTGAAATCGTAGGTGAAGAGCACTACGGAATTGCCCGCCAAGTACAGCAAACATTGCAGCGCTATAAAGAATTGCAGGACATCATCGCGATCTTGGGTATGGATGAGCTTTCTGACGAAGATAAGCTTATTGTTCAACGTGCCCGCCGCGTACAGTTCTTCTTATCTCAAAACTTCCACGTTGCAGAACAGTTCACAGGCCAAAAAGGTTCTTATGTAACTGTTAAAGAAACAGTAAGTGGCTTCAAGGAAATCCTTGAAGGCAAATACGACCATCTTCCTGAGGATGCATTCCGCCTAGTCGGACCAATCGAAGATGTAATCGAAGCAGCGAAAAAGATGGGTGTAGAAGTATAA
- a CDS encoding F0F1 ATP synthase subunit epsilon — translation MKTIKVSIVTPDGPVYESDVEMVSTKAQSGELGVLPGHIPMVAPLQIGAVRLKKAGKTELVAVSGGFLEVRPTQVTILAQTAETAGSIDIERAKEAKARAEQRLSGNKSDVDVKRAELALRRSTNRINVFENRI, via the coding sequence ATGAAGACCATAAAAGTCAGTATCGTTACTCCCGATGGCCCAGTGTATGAATCCGATGTGGAAATGGTAAGTACAAAGGCTCAAAGTGGTGAGCTTGGAGTGTTACCAGGACACATTCCAATGGTTGCTCCATTACAGATCGGTGCTGTCCGCTTGAAAAAAGCAGGCAAAACTGAGTTAGTTGCAGTAAGCGGCGGCTTCTTGGAAGTCCGCCCAACACAAGTAACGATTTTAGCACAAACAGCTGAAACGGCTGGAAGCATTGATATCGAGCGTGCGAAAGAAGCGAAAGCCCGTGCAGAGCAGCGCCTATCCGGAAACAAATCCGACGTAGACGTAAAGCGAGCCGAATTGGCCCTTCGCCGATCCACAAACCGTATCAACGTTTTCGAAAACCGCATCTAA
- a CDS encoding amino acid permease, which yields MDNQELHRGLEERHITLMSLGACIGVGLFLGSAKTIELAGPAILLAYIVSGAIMFIIMRALGEMAIQNPVAGSFSRYARDYVGPLAGFLTGWNYWFLWVVTCMAEITAVGVYMELWFPGVPRWIWALAALIIMTIVNLITVKAYGEFEFWFALIKIVAIILMIITGFLIILFGFGNGGVATGISNLWTHGGFAPNGIKGILASMQMVMFAYLGIEMLGVTAGEAKNPEHTISRAINTVFWRILIFYVGALFVIMAIYPWNEIGTGGSPFVLTFEKVGIPKAAGIINFVVLTAALSSCNSGIFSTGRMLFNLAEQNQAPAPLKKVSKSGVPALAVILSAGALLIGVVLNYLVPEKVFTWVTSISTFGAIWTWALILIAQLRYRRSLGKTEVSKIKFKAPLWPISSYIALAFLAMVVVLMGVYPDTRIALVVGPVWLILLIVIYFAKGMNKRDNI from the coding sequence ATGGACAATCAAGAACTTCATCGAGGACTGGAAGAAAGGCATATTACGCTCATGTCCCTTGGGGCATGTATCGGAGTCGGACTCTTCCTCGGCTCGGCCAAGACAATTGAACTCGCAGGACCTGCCATTCTGTTGGCATATATCGTGTCAGGTGCCATCATGTTTATTATCATGAGGGCGCTCGGAGAAATGGCCATCCAGAATCCAGTGGCTGGTTCATTCAGCCGCTACGCGAGAGATTACGTAGGTCCGCTTGCCGGATTTTTAACCGGATGGAATTACTGGTTCTTATGGGTCGTAACTTGTATGGCCGAAATCACGGCGGTTGGTGTGTACATGGAGCTTTGGTTCCCTGGCGTGCCGCGCTGGATCTGGGCGCTTGCTGCACTTATCATCATGACAATCGTAAACTTGATCACTGTAAAAGCATACGGAGAATTTGAATTCTGGTTTGCATTGATTAAAATCGTAGCCATTATCTTAATGATCATCACCGGATTTTTAATTATTCTTTTCGGATTTGGAAATGGCGGCGTCGCAACAGGCATCAGCAACCTTTGGACGCATGGCGGATTCGCGCCAAACGGCATCAAGGGGATACTCGCTTCGATGCAAATGGTAATGTTCGCTTACCTTGGAATTGAAATGCTTGGGGTGACCGCTGGTGAGGCAAAGAACCCGGAACACACCATTTCAAGAGCCATCAATACAGTATTCTGGCGCATCCTGATTTTCTACGTCGGCGCACTGTTTGTCATCATGGCCATTTATCCATGGAATGAAATCGGGACAGGCGGAAGCCCATTCGTGTTAACGTTTGAAAAAGTGGGAATTCCAAAAGCAGCCGGCATCATCAACTTTGTCGTATTGACTGCTGCCCTTTCAAGCTGCAACAGCGGTATCTTCAGTACAGGACGCATGCTGTTCAACCTGGCAGAGCAAAACCAGGCACCTGCACCATTGAAAAAAGTAAGCAAGTCCGGCGTACCGGCTTTGGCTGTCATTCTTTCAGCAGGAGCATTGCTGATCGGGGTTGTCTTGAATTACTTGGTTCCTGAAAAAGTATTTACATGGGTGACAAGCATCTCCACATTTGGTGCCATCTGGACATGGGCGCTCATTTTGATAGCCCAGCTTAGATACCGGAGAAGCTTGGGCAAAACAGAAGTCTCCAAAATTAAATTCAAAGCGCCATTATGGCCAATCAGCTCTTATATCGCACTCGCCTTCCTGGCTATGGTAGTCGTGCTGATGGGAGTGTATCCAGACACAAGAATCGCATTGGTCGTAGGACCAGTCTGGCTCATCCTCCTGATCGTCATCTACTTCGCCAAAGGAATGAACAAGCGAGACAATATATAA
- a CDS encoding DUF2642 domain-containing protein has product MSKLIQPFIGETITIELSGKKIVKGVLLEVGSDIVVLYNGEDFLYVPSVHIQYFCKSDKEDSVSIPSDAPSLNSEDEISFRKTLNAARGRFAEIYTTGNQPLHGYITSVMNNYFVFYSPVYKTMLIAIQHVKWLIPYTDQQTPYALDQQKLPVNPAPFTLGRTYEVQIEKLVGELVIFNIGDTFHHIGKINRFEDNIIELVTAREEKYYLNMHHIKTMHLP; this is encoded by the coding sequence ATGAGCAAGTTAATTCAACCCTTTATCGGGGAAACCATTACCATTGAACTTTCCGGAAAAAAAATCGTCAAAGGCGTTTTGCTGGAGGTTGGCAGTGACATTGTCGTCTTGTATAACGGGGAAGATTTCTTATATGTCCCTTCTGTCCATATCCAGTATTTCTGTAAATCGGACAAGGAGGATTCTGTCTCCATCCCCTCCGATGCACCAAGTCTGAATTCTGAAGATGAGATTTCCTTCCGGAAGACGCTGAATGCAGCAAGGGGGCGCTTCGCAGAGATCTACACCACAGGAAATCAGCCGCTGCACGGATATATCACGAGTGTGATGAATAATTACTTCGTGTTCTATTCCCCGGTGTATAAAACGATGCTGATTGCCATTCAGCATGTGAAGTGGCTCATTCCCTATACGGATCAGCAGACGCCATATGCACTTGACCAGCAGAAGCTGCCGGTGAACCCTGCGCCATTCACCCTCGGAAGAACCTATGAAGTCCAAATTGAGAAACTGGTCGGGGAGCTTGTCATCTTCAACATCGGCGACACGTTCCATCATATCGGGAAAATCAACCGCTTCGAAGACAACATCATCGAACTCGTCACCGCGCGCGAAGAAAAATACTACCTCAACATGCACCACATAAAAACCATGCACCTTCCGTGA
- a CDS encoding arsenic transporter, with amino-acid sequence MGELNLIIMISVFTITIFVMLSRPFGLNETVPTSIGALIVLLAGIVPLADVARIFSIVSGASLTIISTIIMSIVLDSIGFFRWIAVNIVQRSNGSGIKLYIYINLLCFFMTLFFNNDGSILITTPIIIHIVHLLKLKPHQMTPYFISGALIATAASAPIAVSNISNLIALKIVGLSLNSYIQMMFVPAMLAIIVIAVLLYRLFHRSIPKKIRKVPIKWNEGSSRYEYTHPLSAHEQPKIDWLLFKVSMVIVIATRTSFFVLSPFGVSIEWIGLTGALLMIAARWIRMKKGAFDIITKTPWHILLFAFNMYVLVYGLKNVGLNTFLTAHLQNYVHGSGLQASLIMGLLLTVFSNIFNNLPAVMIGTLAITDLGLAPHMTQITYLANVMGSDIGALLTPVGTLATLIWMYLLKEHGIPMTWGKYIRVTILVIPVGLIVGLCSLYYWIEWFVY; translated from the coding sequence ATGGGTGAGTTGAATTTGATCATTATGATTAGTGTTTTTACGATAACCATCTTCGTTATGCTTTCCCGGCCATTTGGCTTAAACGAAACGGTCCCCACTTCCATCGGGGCACTCATTGTATTATTGGCGGGCATTGTTCCACTTGCGGATGTTGCCCGTATCTTTTCGATTGTCAGCGGCGCGTCCCTGACCATCATTTCGACCATCATTATGTCCATCGTTCTCGACAGCATCGGCTTCTTTCGGTGGATTGCCGTCAATATCGTGCAGCGGTCGAATGGATCCGGGATAAAATTATATATTTACATCAATCTGCTCTGTTTTTTCATGACCCTTTTTTTCAATAATGACGGCAGCATCCTCATTACAACACCCATCATCATTCACATAGTCCACCTTCTAAAGCTAAAGCCGCATCAGATGACCCCTTACTTTATTTCCGGAGCCTTGATTGCCACTGCAGCCAGCGCCCCGATTGCCGTCAGCAATATCTCCAACCTGATCGCCCTGAAAATTGTAGGACTCAGCTTGAACAGCTATATTCAGATGATGTTCGTTCCTGCGATGCTTGCCATCATCGTCATTGCCGTCCTTCTCTATCGGCTATTCCACCGGAGCATTCCGAAGAAGATCCGCAAAGTCCCAATCAAATGGAATGAAGGAAGCAGCCGCTATGAATATACACACCCGCTATCAGCACATGAACAGCCGAAAATCGATTGGCTCCTTTTTAAAGTGAGCATGGTTATTGTAATTGCAACTCGTACAAGCTTCTTTGTCCTTTCCCCATTCGGCGTCTCGATTGAATGGATCGGATTGACCGGAGCCCTTCTCATGATCGCCGCCAGATGGATTCGGATGAAAAAAGGGGCATTCGATATCATTACAAAAACACCTTGGCATATCCTTCTATTCGCTTTCAATATGTATGTCCTCGTCTATGGATTGAAGAATGTGGGATTGAATACCTTTTTAACTGCCCATTTGCAAAATTATGTTCATGGCAGCGGCCTACAGGCAAGTCTCATCATGGGTCTTCTTCTTACAGTGTTTTCAAATATTTTCAACAACCTTCCTGCCGTCATGATTGGAACTTTGGCCATCACTGATTTGGGACTGGCCCCGCATATGACGCAGATCACATACCTTGCGAATGTCATGGGCAGTGATATCGGAGCACTGTTGACGCCGGTTGGAACCTTGGCCACGCTGATTTGGATGTATCTTTTGAAAGAACACGGGATTCCCATGACGTGGGGAAAATATATCCGCGTCACCATTCTAGTGATTCCAGTCGGACTGATTGTCGGCTTGTGCAGCCTTTATTATTGGATCGAGTGGTTTGTATATTAA
- a CDS encoding NADH-quinone oxidoreductase subunit A: MLNVYKNSTIILLIFLVLGLLLPIVALSLGRMLRPNVRSEAKETTYESGIEPFHDSRVQFNVRYYMFALLFVIFDVETVFLYPWAAAYNQLGLFALVEMIIFIAMLAIGLLYAWKKKVLTWM, from the coding sequence CTGCTCAATGTCTATAAAAATAGCACCATCATTCTTCTCATATTTTTGGTCCTGGGGCTTCTGCTGCCGATTGTGGCGCTTAGCTTAGGGAGGATGCTCCGTCCAAATGTAAGGAGTGAAGCCAAAGAAACGACGTATGAAAGCGGAATTGAGCCATTCCACGACTCCCGTGTGCAATTCAATGTCCGCTATTATATGTTCGCTCTATTATTTGTCATTTTTGATGTCGAGACGGTTTTTCTTTATCCATGGGCCGCTGCCTACAATCAGCTTGGGCTGTTTGCACTCGTTGAAATGATCATTTTTATCGCGATGCTTGCCATTGGTCTCCTATATGCTTGGAAGAAGAAGGTGTTGACGTGGATGTAA
- a CDS encoding NuoB/complex I 20 kDa subunit family protein, producing MEEVKRNIFFSSLEQLKGWARSNSLWPMTFGLACCAIEMMGSGSAHYDLDRFGSFFRTSPRQSDVMIVSGTVTKKMAPIVKRLYDQMPEPKWVIAMGSCATAGGPYIKSYSVVKGVDQVVPVDVYIPGCPPNPAALIYGINKLKEKIRYEAKTGKKVK from the coding sequence ATGGAAGAAGTGAAACGAAATATATTTTTCTCATCCCTGGAGCAGCTGAAGGGCTGGGCGCGAAGCAATTCACTTTGGCCGATGACATTCGGGCTAGCCTGCTGTGCCATCGAAATGATGGGATCGGGTTCTGCCCATTATGACCTCGATCGATTCGGTTCATTTTTCAGGACGTCCCCAAGGCAGTCGGATGTCATGATCGTATCTGGGACGGTGACGAAGAAAATGGCGCCGATTGTCAAACGGCTTTATGATCAGATGCCTGAACCTAAATGGGTCATTGCCATGGGCTCCTGTGCCACGGCTGGCGGACCATACATAAAGTCGTACAGCGTGGTAAAAGGGGTCGATCAGGTTGTGCCGGTGGATGTGTATATCCCGGGCTGCCCGCCAAATCCGGCTGCATTGATTTATGGCATCAATAAACTCAAGGAAAAAATTCGCTATGAAGCTAAAACCGGGAAGAAGGTGAAGTAG
- a CDS encoding NADH-quinone oxidoreductase subunit C, which produces MTRKKGNNSLKKQAARKAREKARKLREEKQQALKLMKQNEDQKSIEDEKEIDRLIDWLEEPEEESVEAEAEETPVQKETRTETLEEGLDLQKKKKAAAEKAKAEAPAKKQAIKERAASQEEPETEEELEPTENEEKKEPDPASVKEEAADSQENASEEAEEQESSAETDLAKQKAEAAAKAKAAALARKKAKEEAQAAASSKEAEATPAEPDDLAKQKAAAAAKAKAAALARKKAKEAAQQAETGEAETEKTDSESDLAKQKAAAVAKAKAAALAKKKAKELAEASAESQSIESPEADLAEAKAKAVAAAKAKAKAAAAAKAKGKETGAEEESQSVPKAPSPNQPFLDECVNAITVQLGKDVIEEASINPLSKDVPTIKVQKSVYYSIISLLKTMDYSYMSELHATDYGTHMELYVSLSSFLGKKDVAVKVELDRSNPEVESITSLYPGAEWPECEVYDLLGVRFTGHPDLRRIFLGEEWIGFPLRKDYEEAEEVSEW; this is translated from the coding sequence GTGACGCGGAAAAAAGGGAACAACAGCTTGAAAAAGCAAGCGGCTCGCAAAGCGAGGGAAAAAGCCCGGAAATTGAGGGAAGAAAAACAGCAAGCACTAAAGTTAATGAAACAAAACGAAGATCAGAAATCGATAGAGGACGAGAAAGAAATCGATAGACTCATAGATTGGCTGGAAGAGCCCGAGGAAGAATCGGTTGAAGCAGAAGCTGAGGAAACGCCCGTCCAAAAGGAAACCCGGACCGAAACGCTGGAAGAAGGGCTCGATCTTCAGAAGAAAAAGAAAGCTGCTGCAGAAAAAGCAAAGGCAGAGGCCCCTGCCAAAAAGCAGGCTATCAAGGAGCGTGCAGCTTCTCAGGAGGAACCTGAAACAGAAGAGGAGCTGGAGCCAACTGAGAATGAAGAAAAGAAAGAGCCTGATCCAGCTTCGGTGAAAGAAGAAGCTGCCGATTCACAGGAAAATGCATCAGAAGAAGCGGAGGAGCAGGAATCCTCTGCCGAAACAGACCTGGCGAAGCAAAAGGCAGAAGCAGCTGCCAAAGCAAAAGCCGCGGCCCTTGCACGAAAGAAAGCGAAGGAAGAGGCACAGGCGGCAGCATCATCGAAGGAAGCAGAGGCGACGCCAGCGGAACCAGATGATCTCGCCAAACAAAAGGCGGCAGCCGCCGCCAAAGCAAAAGCCGCAGCCCTTGCACGGAAGAAAGCGAAAGAAGCAGCACAGCAAGCTGAAACAGGGGAAGCAGAAACAGAAAAAACTGACTCTGAATCGGACCTGGCAAAACAGAAAGCAGCAGCCGTAGCGAAAGCAAAAGCTGCTGCACTCGCAAAGAAAAAAGCGAAAGAGCTGGCAGAAGCTTCTGCTGAGTCTCAGTCGATCGAAAGCCCTGAGGCCGACCTTGCTGAAGCAAAAGCCAAAGCGGTAGCGGCCGCCAAAGCAAAAGCAAAGGCCGCAGCTGCTGCAAAGGCAAAAGGGAAGGAGACAGGTGCTGAGGAAGAAAGCCAATCAGTGCCAAAGGCTCCGTCACCGAATCAGCCCTTTCTCGACGAATGCGTCAATGCCATCACGGTTCAGCTTGGGAAGGACGTAATCGAGGAAGCATCAATCAATCCATTATCCAAAGATGTACCGACCATAAAGGTCCAAAAAAGCGTCTATTATTCTATCATTTCACTTTTGAAAACAATGGATTATTCCTATATGAGCGAGCTGCACGCAACGGATTACGGCACGCATATGGAACTGTATGTGTCCCTTTCTTCTTTTTTAGGCAAAAAGGATGTCGCCGTCAAAGTGGAGCTCGACCGCAGCAACCCGGAAGTGGAGTCCATCACTTCCCTTTATCCAGGGGCTGAATGGCCGGAATGCGAAGTCTATGATTTGCTCGGGGTCCGCTTCACGGGCCACCCTGACCTCAGACGGATCTTCTTGGGAGAGGAATGGATCGGCTTCCCGCTCCGCAAGGACTATGAAGAAGCAGAGGAGGTGAGCGAATGGTAA
- a CDS encoding NADH-quinone oxidoreductase subunit D: MVRTEEMILNVGPQHPSTHGVFRLVLTIDGETITKAEPVIGYLHRGTEKIAENLQYTQIIPYTDRMDYVSAMTNNYVICHAVETMMAIELPERAEFLRLLAMELGRVASHLVWWGTYLLDIGAVSPFLYAFREREMIINLLAELSGARLTFNYMRIGGVKWDAPDGWIDKVKAFVPHMRKELKGYHQLVTGNEIFLKRLRGVGVYSKEDALQYSLSGANLRCTGINRDLRRDEPYSIYNRFDFDVITREEGDCLARYECRMAEIEESLKIIEQAAEQFPEQGPIMAKVPKIIKPPKGEAYVKIESPRGEIGCYIASEGKKEPYRLKFRRPSFYNLQILPKLLKGQNIANVIAILGAIDIVLGEVDG; encoded by the coding sequence ATGGTAAGAACCGAAGAAATGATCTTGAATGTAGGGCCGCAGCATCCGAGCACACACGGGGTCTTTCGCCTTGTGCTGACGATCGATGGAGAGACCATCACGAAAGCAGAGCCTGTGATCGGCTACCTGCACCGCGGCACGGAGAAAATCGCTGAGAACCTGCAATATACGCAGATCATTCCCTACACCGACCGGATGGACTACGTCTCGGCCATGACGAATAACTATGTCATCTGCCATGCGGTCGAAACGATGATGGCAATCGAACTGCCGGAGCGCGCCGAATTTCTCAGGCTTCTTGCCATGGAGCTTGGGAGGGTCGCAAGCCACCTCGTCTGGTGGGGCACCTACCTATTGGATATCGGCGCTGTAAGCCCGTTCCTCTACGCCTTCAGGGAACGCGAGATGATCATCAACCTGCTCGCTGAACTTTCCGGCGCTCGCCTGACCTTCAACTATATGCGGATCGGCGGGGTGAAATGGGATGCACCGGACGGCTGGATCGATAAAGTGAAGGCGTTTGTCCCCCATATGCGGAAGGAGCTGAAAGGGTACCACCAGCTCGTGACCGGGAATGAAATTTTCCTGAAGCGCTTGAGGGGAGTCGGCGTCTATTCGAAGGAAGATGCCCTTCAATATTCCCTGAGCGGGGCCAACCTCAGATGTACGGGGATCAATCGGGATCTGCGAAGAGATGAACCTTACTCCATCTACAATCGGTTTGACTTCGATGTCATCACCCGGGAAGAAGGGGACTGCCTTGCCCGCTATGAATGCCGGATGGCGGAAATCGAGGAATCGTTGAAAATCATTGAACAGGCAGCAGAGCAATTTCCGGAACAAGGACCGATCATGGCAAAAGTGCCGAAGATCATTAAGCCGCCAAAAGGGGAGGCTTACGTGAAAATCGAGTCGCCCCGGGGAGAAATCGGCTGCTATATCGCAAGTGAAGGAAAAAAAGAGCCTTACCGGCTGAAATTCAGGAGGCCATCCTTCTATAACCTTCAAATTCTCCCGAAGCTCCTGAAAGGCCAGAATATCGCCAATGTCATTGCCATTCTTGGAGCCATTGATATCGTACTCGGGGAGGTGGACGGCTGA
- the nuoH gene encoding NADH-quinone oxidoreductase subunit NuoH, with translation MVQELLHGTPTFGSTLGFFLMGVILLFVVLGFVTYAILAERKVMGFMQLRHGPNQVGGRWGLLQTVADVLKLLLKEDTIPKAADRPLFIIAPVIAFAPAFMVLAVIPFTDQLQFADIGVGLLYYIAVSGLTTIGILTAGWGSNNKYALLGGMRAAAQMISYEIPLVMSVIGVILLTGSLNLREIVSAQDSVWFIFYQPIGFIVFFIASIAELNRTPFDLPEAESELVAGYHVEYSGFRWAFFMLSEYVYLFAMAALTTVLFFGGWSPAFHLDFIPGPIWFAVKFSIIVFLMIWLRVTLPRLRADQLMEFGWKVLLPIALGNIVLTALLKELLNL, from the coding sequence ATGGTACAGGAGCTGTTGCATGGTACACCGACGTTTGGGAGCACGCTTGGATTTTTTCTCATGGGTGTCATCCTGCTCTTCGTCGTTTTAGGATTTGTGACGTACGCCATCCTGGCAGAACGGAAAGTGATGGGCTTCATGCAGCTGAGGCACGGGCCGAATCAGGTCGGCGGCAGATGGGGGCTTCTCCAGACCGTCGCGGATGTTTTAAAGCTGCTCCTGAAAGAAGATACCATTCCAAAGGCAGCGGACCGGCCGCTGTTTATCATCGCGCCTGTCATTGCCTTTGCGCCGGCGTTCATGGTGCTTGCGGTCATTCCGTTTACGGACCAGCTTCAGTTTGCCGATATCGGGGTTGGGCTGCTCTACTATATTGCGGTGTCTGGATTGACGACAATCGGTATCCTCACGGCAGGATGGGGATCGAATAATAAATACGCCCTATTAGGGGGCATGCGGGCGGCCGCACAGATGATTTCCTATGAAATTCCGCTCGTCATGTCTGTGATCGGCGTCATCCTGCTCACGGGGAGCCTGAATCTGCGGGAAATCGTTTCGGCACAGGACAGTGTGTGGTTCATCTTTTATCAGCCGATAGGATTTATCGTCTTTTTCATTGCATCCATCGCCGAGCTGAACAGGACGCCATTCGACCTGCCTGAAGCGGAATCGGAGCTTGTTGCAGGATATCATGTAGAATACTCCGGGTTTCGGTGGGCATTTTTTATGCTGTCGGAATATGTGTACCTGTTTGCAATGGCGGCATTGACGACCGTGTTGTTCTTTGGCGGCTGGAGTCCGGCATTCCATCTTGATTTCATCCCCGGCCCTATCTGGTTCGCTGTGAAATTCAGCATCATCGTCTTCCTGATGATCTGGCTGCGGGTGACCCTGCCGCGTCTCCGTGCAGACCAGCTGATGGAGTTCGGATGGAAGGTCCTCCTGCCAATTGCGCTTGGAAACATTGTATTGACGGCTCTCCTGAAGGAATTATTGAACTTGTGA